From a single Pseudopipra pipra isolate bDixPip1 chromosome 15, bDixPip1.hap1, whole genome shotgun sequence genomic region:
- the ETF1 gene encoding eukaryotic peptide chain release factor subunit 1: protein MADDPSAADRNVEIWKIKKLIKSLEAARGNGTSMISLIIPPKDQISRVAKMLADEFGTASNIKSRVNRLSVLGAITSVQQRLKLYNKVPPNGLVVYCGTIVTEEGKEKKVNIDFEPFKPINTSLYLCDNKFHTEALTALLSDDSKFGFIVIDGSGALFGTLQGNTREVLHKFTVDLPKKHGRGGQSALRFARLRMEKRHNYVRKVAETAVQLFISGDKVNVAGLVLAGSADFKTELSQSDMFDQRLQSKVLKLVDISYGGENGFNQAIELSTEVLSNVKFIQEKKLIGRYFDEISQDTGKYCFGVEDTLKALEMGAVEILIVYENLDIMRYVLHCQGTEEEKILYLTPEQEKDKSHFTDKETGQEHELIESMPLLEWFANNYKKFGATLEIVTDKSQEGSQFVKGFGGIGGILRYRVDFQGMEYQGGDDEFFDLDDY from the exons CAATGGTACCAGCATGATATCACTGATCATTCCCCCCAAAGACCAGATCTCGCGAGTGGCGAAAATGCTGGCGGACGAGTTTGGCACTGCCTCCAACATTAAGTCTCGAGTGAATCGCCTTTCAGTACTGGGAGCCATTACATCTGTACAGCAAAGACTGAAACTCTATAACAAAG TACCTCCAAATGGTCTGGTTGTTTACTGTGGAACAATTGtgacagaagaaggaaaagagaagaaggtCAACATTGACTTTGAACCTTTCAAACCAATCAATACGTCGTTGTATTTGTGTGACAACAAATTCCACACAGAG GCCCTCACGGCGCTGCTCTCCGACGACAGCAAGTTTGGCTTTATTGTAATAGATGGGAGTGGGGCACTCTTTGGAACCCTGCAAGGAAACACACGAGAAGTCCTGCACAAATTCACTGTGGATCTTCCAAAGAAGCATG GTCGGGGAGGTCAGTCTGCCCTGCGCTTCGCCCGCCTGCGGATGGAGAAGCGGCACAACTACGTGCGCAAGGTGGCCGAGACGGCCGTGCAGCTCTTCATCTCCGGGGACAAGGTCAACGTGGCCGGGCTCGTCCTGGCTGGGTCAGCTGATTTCAAAACTGAACTCAGTCAGTCTGACATGTTTGATCAG CGGTTGCAATCCAAAGTGCTCAAACTAGTTGACATTTCATATGGAGGAGAAAATGGGTTCAATCAAGCGATTGAATTGTCAACTGAGGTCCTCTCCAATGTGAAATTCATCCAAGAGAAAAAACTAATAG GACGATACTTCGATGAGATCAGTCAGGACACGGGGAAGTACTGCTTTGGTGTGGAAGATACACTAAAAGCTTTGGAAATGGGAGCAGTAGAGATACTGATAGTCTATGAAAACCTGGATATAATGAGATATGTCCTGCACTGCCAAGGCACGGAGG AGGAGAAGATCCTGTATTTGACACCAGAACAAGAGAAGGATAAATCCCACTTCACAGATAAGGAG ACTGGGCAGGAACACGAACTGATAGAAAGTATGCCCCTCCTGGAGTGGTTTGCAAACAACTACAAGAAATTTGGAGCAACATTGGAAATTGTTACAGACAAATCACAAGAAGGATCCCAATTTGTGAAAGGATTTGGAGGAATTGGAG GTATCTTGCGGTACCGAGTGGACTTCCAGGGCATGGAATACCAAGGAGGAGACGATGAATTTTTTGACCTTGATGACTACTAG